TCCTTTTCCTTGGAATTTGTGAGGCACATAATGTCAGCATGCAAATTTGACACAGAGACAGTTTAAAGTGACTTTCTGTCTTACTTCAAccttcattcttcttcttcttacttATAATTCACATTTTGAGGTGAAGGCCAGAGCTGAATTTAGAGCCAGTTGTGTGAtggatgtgtttttcttttcactttttttgctttgttataTTGTACCATGTTTTGATTAGACTTATTGTTCAACTTATTGTACATTCACTTTCTGTTACACATCATAGTTATGTTACAACTATTCTTCACATCTGTTATATTATGTGGGACTACCTTTAGCATCAACcctcatttttaaagtaaaaatgcttttacttttctattttcttttgtgATGTATAACCTCTATGTTAAAGGTTTAATTCACTCTTTTTGCACTTGCAGAGTCAATATTGCAGAGCCATATTATTGCATGTGAGGTGTTTGCTATTTTGGACACTTGCATTTGCTCTGAGCTAAGCCTGCATATCTTCTTCTTGTGTTGATTTTACTAAACATTGCTTCAGGATATATCTGACATGAGTTTCATTGTAAACATTTGCTATTCCCCTTGCTGGATCCCGGTTTGGTTAAGACCGATGGCTTTGTTTGTTAGTATTTGGATGAATGAGTCATATCATGTTCTGGTCACAACTCGATGTTAAACTTTCAGTGTTAGGACTTCTGAATTCAAGAAATCAGTCCATGCAGGCAAGTGAAGAACTCATGTAAAACTTTTGTTAACATCTGTATTACTGACCACGAGGTTTATGCGGCTCTTTAAAAAGTCATGGCTTAAATAAAAGAACTTCTCTTCTATTTCAATACTTTGTTCGTTTTAGTATCAGCATATTTCAGTAGAGaacctttccttttttgtacTTGCACAGTGGATGTGTTTGAAAGGTCTACACAGACATATTAGTAAAAAGCACCGTCTGCTCTGTCTTGAAATTACTTTCTTCCCTTTTTACATATGAAGTCAAAGAGAAAATTGCTTTTTTAAAGGGCAGTTGAAATGCTTGAATAAGACCACGCCATTGTCGTCTGCTTAtcttttcaaatgtatttatttcttgTAAAATATCCAGCTTATTATTGTACGATCCAGCAGATCATCATCTATACATCGACTTTATCGATTCTTATGAGTCCAGTTTTGAGGTCTCATTGGCTCAAGTCAAATCCACATGTTGATactttttgtttcatattaaaaaATTTAGGTAGATAAtcgcttcttcctctttttgtcATTATTCCTCGGATTGGCTGTAGAAGTGCATCATCTCTGCCCTCTCTTCATTGTATCCGTGGGAGTGTTCCTGCTCattgcctcctcttcctctgtcctCCTGGCAGTGAATCCCCAGCCTCTTCTGCAGCTTCGCCTCCTGGAGGCGGAGCTCCATAGAGTCCACCAGGTCGTAGATGTTATCCAGGGACCACATAGGTGATGGAAACCATGTTTTGGGGTCACCATCCTTCCCCACAACCACCATGCTGAAATAGTCCTTATCGATCTTTAGCTGTTCCCTCATATTGTTGACCAAGTCAGGCGTCAATGACTCAACCTCAGTCTGACTGCGACCTGGGGGAAGGAATGGAAGTcatttaaattacacaaaacagTGAAAAGCGAAAGAAACGAAAACTAGGATAACCCAGATACTTtcagattagataaaatattatGACAGCTCAACCTTAAAACCACAGTCAAAACAAAACTTTCGAAAGCATTTCCTCTAGGCTCCAAAAGGGAGAGAGTCCCATATACTTCTATGTTGAAATGCTCGACtttacagcaaaaataaacttttactaCCTGGAACAGAAACTTTTTCGTCCTCTGCAGCTAAATTTCCCCTTTGTGTCATCTGTGCTgacattgattttatttttgcatttttaaaggaaacataCAAAAAGGAGTCAAAAAATTAATCAAAAGcgcgtttttgtttttgtgcagcatGTATTGCTATTTATCCATTGGGATCATTTTTGGTCAGCTGTATAGATCTCTTTGCTATAATGAAGGGGGAACTCCAGGcatcaagggccggtgtcctgcaggttttagatgtgtccttgatccaacacagctgattaaaATGGCTAAATTTCTTCCTTAACATggcttgaagttctccagaggcctggtaactaaccaatcatttgattcaagtgtgttgacccagggtgagatctaaaacctgcaggacactggcactTCAGGCCTAGAGTTCCCTACCACTGATGTAGACTACACCTGCCAACTGCATCTCCATCTCTGTGCAGGCCAAACCACATATCTACATGTGGCAAAAGGTTAGCAGTAGTGACAGCATGATAGAATATAAATACTGAGTGTGTCTTCCTCAGCTACAGGCTTCCTTTGGTTGACAGATGTAGCCTTTTGCAGTCCACAAAACCTGTGAGATCATGCAAGCCACatcaatcttttttcttttttttttaaacaaagaatgCTCTTAAACCAAAATGTTTATTAAACTACCTACCTTAAAATATACAATATTACTAATGATTTCAAACGTGTATGCTCCATTACGTCTCATACACCTGGAATGCCCCACATTACCATGACGTACCATTTAAGGGAAATAACTCAACAGTTCCTGATGCTTTTTCTTCTGTTCCTATCAGCTTTAGCATGGCAAAGTGACGAATACCTGAGAAAAACACAAGAGAAGGTACATTTAGACTCATTAAAAGGGACACATTCAGCACAGATAATCAAAACGATCCCTTtttataaagacaaagaaatgatTTTTGTGTCGATGAACCTATTTAGCTAAGTGCCTGTCTAGCTATGGTTATATATTTCAAATAATATGGCTCTTGTACCACACAATTTTATAAATGCATAACATTTTTAATACACTAATATTCATATTATAATATTCATTGTTTGATTCTGTCATGATCCGTACAGTTTTGTTTAATGGTATGCTTTTTCAGGTCCGAATTTCACAACCATGACAAATCTACCCATGTCTGACTTCTGGCTTCCTTGTAACACTTCCTTGTTACCGCGGGTCTTTTAAAACACGTACCCAGGGGACATTCCTGTCCTCTGACAGCGGAGAGCTGCTGCTGAAACAAATAGTCATCCTCAGAGGGAGCAGAGATGAGCAGCAGTCTCCTTTTAGAAATGAACctagaaatgaaaaatatagaTTTAAACTTGGATACCTGTCAGTTTCATTCAGTCATTAGACCACCTTCTATAAAATGGAAGACCATAGATTCAATCATACTTTTACTCAGTTTTCAAATTTGAATTATGCTACACTTTATATCATGATTTGTGTtaataaaatagaaacaaaCATAAACTTACACAGGAATCAATAAAGACGAATATGAAGAATAATTACACGATTTAAGATAAAGATAGGAGATTGGACTGTGAAAGCTTCAGAGATCCACGCTCCACTAAAAAAAGGTCGCATTAACCACATGGGTTTTTTCACTGTTGATAATTTAAGGTGACGGAGAGGTTAAAATATGCTGACCCTGTTTACAGCAATCttcaaatttattttgagcttgTTTTGTTCTTAGTGGATGGTGCTCACTGCAATAAAAACAGATTAGTTATATTACCTGAGCAGTGGGTTTTCTACTACAGGCTGTCCCATGTCTTTAGAGCACGCTGGTGgattctttctttccttctctttttctcGGTTCCTCGAGGGAAAGTTGTCAATGTAGTCAAACAAAGCCTGGCTTGATGGTGGAGCCTCAAAGACTCTCTGGGGGGGAAGGATAAGAGCAGGTGAGGGATTAGATCTTTAGTCTTTATGGGCATACATAAGCAACTAAACAACAAGGAAAATGTATTGCGATACAACTGtattatttacaatttttttcttttttggtgaaTGTCAAAGTTATTAAGTGACCAACACTTGGTCACATAATAAAGTTGTTCCCGATTACtttaagtgttgctggagtCATCAGAACTTTGTCTTCTCCATGCACCCTGGAAGtaggtgaagttgtgccagaaatATTTGTTGCTATGAACATCAAAGTCCCATCTTTACCTGGTTAAATAATGGGTTCCTCGATGGGTTACTTTAAGTTCAAATATTGCAATGGTTTTGAAATATGAGTGTGTTGTCCTTTTAATCGCTAAACTTATCTGCTATCAGAAAGCCAAATAAGCAAGAAAAGGCCAAACTTGGAAAGCTCAGGTGAGATTTTCTTACACTGGCCTTGATGTCATAATCTGTGACAGTCATTGAAAAGAGGTCGGGCGACGACAGGCCGAGCTCTGCCCTCAGCAGAGAGATGGCCCCTAAATCCAAGAAGTGCTCTGCTTGGCCACTGAGTGGAGGCTCTGAATCTGGAGAACACACATACAAAGGATATAAATCaatgtgtgcacacacagatGTTAGAGAAAATACCAAGTACACGTTACAGTGCATGcaacaaaaacagtaattatAACCACTATATCCCAAATCAGTGTCTCTGAACGATGTGTGAACTTGAAGACAGTGAGTACACAGGGCTTTTGTTTGGCTGTGTATATTCACCAAGTCCTCTTGTGGAAAGGGACTACTGTGTTAACTGTTAAAATGTAACTACTGAAGTATCACAGTGTAAAGGTTAAACTAAACATTTACTACATTCCGCAGTGCAAAATTAAACTGTTACTTCCTGGTACACAAGCTCAGAGAACTATTACATTTTGCTTAGCAGTAAACCTGAGCTGTTTATGTTATTCTGACTAAACCACTTCACTTTATTATTGTGTATTGCTATATGCTTTATTAGATATTATCTGCTTTTTTATGGCTGATGGGAACTGTGTATTGTATGGGTTAGTTCCCTGATGATGAATTCCACTGACTTTGTTGTGCTCTTGATTTTGTATTCAGCGTCATACTGAGGCTGAACTTTGTAGTTTTGAGTTAAATGTCTCAACGCACATTGACTGGATTAGGCTAGCATTAAATTTGGTTCAGTAAGGCGCCCGCTCACACAGGTCTACAGATCAGCCTCCAGATAAAAATGTGCATTCTCTAATCacttaatgcatgtttaaaTATTCAGTCCTGCAGGTCTATAGATTGACGGTGACCCTCTGGCATATATATTTTTCCTGGGGAAAATATATATTCCCTGActggttggcaagtggttgcaATCGCTCGGTGACGTTGGTGGCAAAGAGGAATATGGTGCTGCACCAAAACTCTCCTTATGATTTCTTTGGTTGATAACAGTTTGCATTGAAGATGTTGTCATTGCAGCAACTCTACTACCAACCACAGTGATCACAAGGAGGTTTTAGTTTCAGCACCTTCTGTACAACTTCTAGCAACCACTCTCGACCCAATCatggaatacacatttttcccggAGGACGGGAGGTTGCTATGCCACGTCTCTAGGCCTATGTGACTGAGGGATAATTTATGTCCCTCTGAAGTTGAACTGCCTTACTTTACCTTCAACCATATGTTATTAATAAATGATATACTGATATGGTGACATATGGGAGTTAGGCTAAAATATTAATCGAAGGCTCAAAACAACAGTTCTTCAAAAACAAGTCCACAAACAATTGTGTTCAAAAGTTTACATACATTCATCATGGCCATGAATGTCATGGCAGTTGAGGGCTTTTCAGCGTAACTGGTGCTGAAGGTTCTACATTGTCTTAACTTGACAAGGCCAAGACCTATTAGGTTCTTGATTGACTACAACTAGTAGTTTCTCTTTTCCAGAATAAAAAGAATTTGTTTGATGCCATTAATTGGATTGACCAATATTCAGAACAATGAGAAAGTCCAACGAACTCAGTCAAGATTAAAGAAAGACAATAGGAGACTTAAATTAAAACCTTTTgaagccatttctaaacaactgcagattcCAAGATAATTAACTTAAATGACTGTAAGTATGTGCCATCACTATGTGGAAGAAGACCCAAACTGTCACCCTCAATAactgaaaacatccatccatccattcgcttccgcttatccttttcagggtcgctggagcctatcccagctgtcatagggcgagaggcagggtacatcctggacaggtcgccagtctgtcgcagggctaacacatagggacagacaaccattcgcactcacattcactcgcacaatggcaatttggattatccaattaacctatccccacaagttgcatgtctttggacggtgggaggaagccggagtacccggagagaacccacgcaaacacggggagaacatgcaaactccacacagaaagaccccggcctgatggtggaattgaactcaggaccttcttgctgtgcggcaacagtgctaaccaccgtgccgccTTTATCacatgataaatgtttttatttacacgTAATCCACGTTGAGAAATGGGGACGAGACAAACCAGAAAGAAGCAGACCAACACCAACAACCTCCTGTGAGTTTTGTAGGTTATTCCAGGCCATTCCTCACTTTGTACTCATGAGTGtctgtgctgtgctgtttgAAGAGCAAGCCccatagaaaacaaaaacaaaaaaacaaaaaactgaaatatcaGAATGACTATGACATTCATGCGCAGGGTTAGTGTGTCTAAAAACAGACTTCAGACCAAAGgttaaaattaatttattaataatcCATGTCTGTACACACATAAGGCGTATACCAAGATGGCTATCTCTTTACTAACAACCTTAAGGCTTATAAACAGTCTGTGTATTTTACCGTTAGCTATTGTTAGCATGCTAAAATAGCTGGCAATAGGTCAACACCCACGGACAATTTTGTTACTGTTCAGTTTCTAGGAAGCACTATATTTGCCTTTGGTTGCATgttagtaaaaaacaaaacaaaaccaaatacGTGTTGGTTCAGTGAACCCTGAGAGGATTTGTAGTTTTAAAAGCATTCATGAAGAGAACCTAAACAAATGTTGAAATGCAAATACATAACTGGCAACAAAAGGTAAAAACCCTTCCTACCTAGGTGGTAGTGCTGAATTATAAGTGTGCCATCACTTCCCTGTCCAGTAATGGTTGCCACTGTGATCTTCCTTATAGCGAGTTCACAGCGATACTTCTCATTCTCCTCAGTCTGCTGGATATACAGTGTTGCCTCTCTGTTGGGTGTTGAGATCACCTTGTAtgaggcaaaacaaaaacatgaaaattgGTTCAGGTACAGCCGTGAAAACACATGATTTAAATTCATTAACAATCTGGAGGCAAAGAGAAGTGCAACGATTAGACAAAAGGTCTTACCATCAACCTTCTTGTCCCCTTTAAACTGTCCAAAAACTCCTTCAGCGCTGTTTTATCCTTCTCACTTGCCTCTCTGTTGGACTTTTTCccccttccttttcttttctttccttttttccctttgcCTATTTTCTTAGacctctgtttttcctttttgttcccCTTTCCACTCTGACCAGTTTTATTTCCATTATTTTTCtctacatttcttttctttccttcttccaCAGATGGATGAGTGCTGCAATACAATATATAAAAAAGTCACTTTGATGTCCATCCAGCACTAAAAACAGTATTTATGTGCTgtaagcagaagaggaggcaAGAAATACCAGATGtgaacacaaatcaaaacaTTCAAAGGCATACTCTTCACTCTGTTTCAAAGTCTAACAAAACATACTAACTTAAAAAGACATtacctgtttttctttacttccTCATTGCTCCTTGAAACAGATGGAAGACTGCTCACCCTTGTTTTCTCCTGTACTTTAGAATTGATGGGATCATTGTTGCTCGAAGGCTTTCTCATTGTAGACGGCTTACGAATTACAAACCTCGACCGACCACTCAGTATATCCTGGATCTTACTCCTCAGAGCAGCTTTTTTGTCCAAAGGTGGTCTTCTTTGTAATGGCACCACAGAAGTCACATTTCCTCTCCTCTGAGGACTAAGtgtcatcttttttctttttttcacaatCTTCTTTTTGGTGGTTTTACATCTAAAACATGgcatagaaaacaaaaaattcaCATGTGTGTTCACTTGGAAAACTATGAAatctttatctgtttttaatcatcattttttttaaactgatgaACGTAAGTGTCAgggattgtaaaaaaaaaaatacaataaaataaaatgagggGGAGTTGTTTAGCAGGAAGTCTGGTGAGCAGATACTGCCCATGGAATAACGTCCTGTTCACCAATGAATCGCTTCACTTGTTCCCCATCGCTTTGTCAGTTGCTGCATTTGATATTCAATATTCTGGTTGTGTAGATTAGTCTTGCATATTTTCCAACCTTATTAGTCCATAGTATCCTTCTTTCCCATTGGTAATTAATTCAGTCTCTCAGAAGTGAGTTTGACTTAAGCTAGTGCCCAACTGCTTATAGGTGAGTTATAGTTTCTGTGTTCTTGAGTCTGCTAGAGAGACTACTCTGATCTGAGTGACGTCAATTTCATCATCAGACGGTGAAAGCAAGGCGGTCATACACTTAAGTGACCGGATAAACTAATGAGACTTTTCTTTACCTGCATCAACTACTCAGCAGCCTCCAGGTGGAAGGAGGACAACCGTTACTCAGTCTCTGTAACTGCTAGTCTTGTGTGCATACGCCATATAATGGTCTAAAGATCTCTGAAACTCTTGTATATAATTGTTTTGCACTGGGTACAAATATCCTTGCACATTTTGTGACTCTTCTGTACTTATTGTTTCTGAATTCACTGCAGGAGCCTGTCTAGGACTGTTTGGCAAACTTCCTGACACGTTCCTCTCAAAGCTCAgaaatattacattaatttaatTTGTGATGTTGACTTGACCATAGATGTGCATGTCAGAGTAAATTGTTGTCTGACTCTCTCTGCTAGCCCTGCAATATACTGGCAACATGTCCAGGGTATATCCTGGCTGTCACTCCATGAccgctgggataggctccagaccTCTATGACCCTGAACTGtgtaagtggaagaaaatgaattATTGATGCTAAACAGGACAAACATTTCACGGTGTACAGCTGAAAAGGAAGCATGATCATCATATATAGGACCTTTAAAATTAGtcatcacataaaaataaaagtaaggtAGTGAAACCTGAGGTGAGATCCTTTTCTGGTCATCTTCTCCAGCTTCCTCATGGGGAACTGATCGATGACCTCCAAAACGGCCTCGACACGCACCGGATAAGGGAAGCGCTCGCTGACCCGTAGGTTCTTCTTTATAACCAGCATGGTGAACTTTTGCTCCTGACATGATTGGTGTTCAACACAAATCAGAAACACATCAACTAGTAAACCACCAAGAAgcatttcagtttaaaaaagaattaaaaacgCAATAACTTTTTTATATGTTGCCAAGAGTTTGAAATGAATCACACAGTTTATGGCACACTGGTTACTTGGCTGGTAAGCTCCAGGTAGTGCAGCAGTTTGGTAACCGTGTCGGGGTCCAGGTTCTCGACTGTGGCATCTCCTTGAAAAGTTGTTTTCTGGATCCGTCCCTCCATCATAGCATTCTGAATGATAGTTACAATGTACGTATCTCTTTCTGCTAAATGGCAGTTCAGGCCTTTCTGAGTAAGGCAGAGAAAGAaacaatcaaataaaacaagtaaaaattgATGGATAAGCAGCtagtttaaatttttttttaaatctgaaaaaAGAGTAAATAATGTGTATGTATCAGAATAAATTGCAGAGAAGTACTTGCTCCATTTCTTCTAGCTGTTTCTCCATCATACGAAGATATTGGTCACTGTGGGATGGAGCTGTTATCACCCACAGACGCTTTTTACCTGCAAGGGAAAATCGGTGACTGTAGGGACATAAGAACAGGAACATCTGCTGGTCAATTAATTCCTCTTACCTGCAAAGTCAGCCAGGAAATCCATCTCTGGAGCCAAGCTTGATGATGACTCTCCAACTTTTCTGTTATATCCATCTTCTCTGCTTTCTTCCAGCCCTAATCCATGTTCAATTCCAGGAGGAAGGTCTGAGTAGTCTCCCCAGTCTCGTACATTTGGGTCCAACAGTTCCTTTGGCTTACCGTCACCGAAGCCCTGCCATGCAGCCAGCAAACCCAGGTTGTTGAGGCTCCACAAAGCTGCAATCAGCAACAGATAGTGTGAGGTAAAAAACTGAGGCATCTTCACTGATGTTGCAAATAAATTGGTCTGGCGATCAGCTGGAACTGCTTAGCAGCTCATAAATCCTCATCTGAAGTAAAAATACATATGTGCAGTGTTGCTTTCACCACCGCTTGTTTAGAAGTGATGtgcagttattttaaaaaagggggaaaaaaagtatcCAGTTAATAAAACAATAGCCTGAATCCCAGTTCAACGCTCCACTGAAGGCTTTATGGTGAAAAACAGGTGGATCCAACCTGGAATCTGTAAAGGAAAGGGAAAAGCAAAGACTATCGTGGTGTTAACgtctctctgcagcagagaaACTGACTCGAGAGACACTCCTCTccttacacacagacacacactcctgGATCGAATTAAACCCCAGACCCTTTAACAGGAAACTcctggaattttctgcaacttcAAAGCATTTTCTCCCAGAaaactctctctccctctctgtcccaCACACTACCATACTATTACACACACACCCCACAAAAAATATTCATTGTTGCATAATTGGCGCCACACATTGTCTTTGGTTTGAATCTCTTCACCAGATGAAATTTCATTGTATTCAGCATGTTTGATTTACACATATGTCACTATCTGTCAGACAAAAGGATGAACTTTAATCACAAACTTTGTTACCGCACACATGATTTGTGAGAGGTGATTTCCTGGGGTTTTCCCAGGAAAAGGGCAAAGACAGTGAAGGTCATAAACTTTGGGAAGTTCAGGCAGTTCAGACCAAAGCCATTTGTTCAGGAGAGTCAAAGCTTTTAAGTGATGGGAAATGGCAATTACCATAAATAACCAAGACCACACTGCAGATGCCGATGTCTAGAAAAGGTCACACTAGTTCAAAATTGTCAATCTGAGACAAATGTCCTCACAGGGCAAGAGCCTTCTGTCAGGTAAAGGCACTCATCTTTCTCCAACCTCACAaagcttaaaaacaacaaagctaGATAGCTTACAACCACCTTCCTCTCATTAAAACCTCCAAATCTGACTTGAAATAGCTGCAATTTGAACCTATAAACCCCCAGATCTCTTCAAATGCAAACATAATCACTGAAATGGTGACagaaattctgttttgcagaatATTTAGAGCATTCTTAGTAGTGATCTTAGTAATTATTGTTATGTTCACTAACTGGGCAGTTTTTATTAGGTAAACATTGCTACTACTGggttgaacaccttttaattcTTTGTGGTGTAGATTCAACAAGGCGTTGGAGTTTTTTTGGTCCACATTGACATGACTGGCATGCTATTACATGGCCAACAGCTTAAACTGACAGGGTGGATCCATGCTTTTCAGGCTGTTTATGCCAGATTCAGATCCTACCATATGAATGTTCCAGTAGAAATGGAGCCTCATCAGAACAGGTAGTCTTTCCAGTCTTCTGTTGCCTAAATACAGTGATAACCATGTGatgtgactggctgattagatatttgcattaaaagaGGTTGAACAGGTTTCCCTAATAAAAGTGACTATAAATGGCTTACTCTAGAATTATTGCCCTTATTctataaaacaagcaaatatttcatgttttgtaCGATAAATCAAATGcaattttttatattatataaataaagtaaggtaaggtaaggtaaggtaactttatttatacctaaaggcaaggtaaatttgctttacagaaaaatgacagcatttgacatccctttaaaaacacacatacctagtaaatatataaaaaagtatCCACATAAGTATGAAAACTGCACATTGTTAGTATTTTATATGTAATTTCATTTGTAACAAATCATTAGTGGATCTACTGCACATAGCGAGGAAGTGCAACAGGTAGAATTTTTTGTCAGATGGACTGAAAAACACATGCTTTGAAGAGTTATgactttttaaatattcttGCACAAGTTTCTTTGCCTCAAAAATGGAATTTAGTGAGAATAGGGACAAAATAAAGACAATGGAAGAATGCAGGCTGTCAGTGCAATTAGAAGAGCTGTCTGTAGGGTGAAATGAAATACAATGAGAACCAGGTGCAGCCACAATGCATCCCGCTCTGTGGTCCTGATAAAGAGAACCAGATGATCACTGTGTATGAGAAATAGAGGATTTGTTCTGTTTACATGTGCTGTGCTTTAAGTGAATGAATGTGAGAGAAAAGAAGCTAAGAATAGCATAAACAAAGACACATAAAGAAGCTGCTATCTTGTTGTTTAAGTGTCAAAACAGGTCGTGTATCAGTTTTTGTAATAATGATACACAGTTAAAAGGTAAAAACAGTAAGAATTCACCTCCCCGTTAgcacaacaatgtgatttttCATAGCAAATACATCATTTAAGAGACAATCATGATGTCAGATTTCATTTCAGACAGTGTACCAGCTTACATTTACCATGATGAGAGATCTTTGGGTTAAGACCAAGAATAACAGAGTGAAAGCCTCCTTCCGCTGACTTCACAGCACCATTCATATTACACTTTGCA
The Maylandia zebra isolate NMK-2024a linkage group LG7, Mzebra_GT3a, whole genome shotgun sequence DNA segment above includes these coding regions:
- the ccdc80l2 gene encoding coiled-coil domain-containing protein 80: MPQFFTSHYLLLIAALWSLNNLGLLAAWQGFGDGKPKELLDPNVRDWGDYSDLPPGIEHGLGLEESREDGYNRKVGESSSSLAPEMDFLADFAGKKRLWVITAPSHSDQYLRMMEKQLEEMEQKGLNCHLAERDTYIVTIIQNAMMEGRIQKTTFQGDATVENLDPDTVTKLLHYLELTSQEQKFTMLVIKKNLRVSERFPYPVRVEAVLEVIDQFPMRKLEKMTRKGSHLRCKTTKKKIVKKRKKMTLSPQRRGNVTSVVPLQRRPPLDKKAALRSKIQDILSGRSRFVIRKPSTMRKPSSNNDPINSKVQEKTRVSSLPSVSRSNEEVKKNSTHPSVEEGKKRNVEKNNGNKTGQSGKGNKKEKQRSKKIGKGKKGKKRKGRGKKSNREASEKDKTALKEFLDSLKGTRRLMVISTPNREATLYIQQTEENEKYRCELAIRKITVATITGQGSDGTLIIQHYHLDSEPPLSGQAEHFLDLGAISLLRAELGLSSPDLFSMTVTDYDIKASRVFEAPPSSQALFDYIDNFPSRNREKEKERKNPPACSKDMGQPVVENPLLRFISKRRLLLISAPSEDDYLFQQQLSAVRGQECPLGIRHFAMLKLIGTEEKASGTVELFPLNGRSQTEVESLTPDLVNNMREQLKIDKDYFSMVVVGKDGDPKTWFPSPMWSLDNIYDLVDSMELRLQEAKLQKRLGIHCQEDRGRGGNEQEHSHGYNEERAEMMHFYSQSEE